The window ATCGTCTTGAGGTAGTCGTAGTCCGGCAGCGCGAAGCGGTAGAGACGGCTCACCCCGAACCCGCTCGGCCACAGACGGGCGAGCGCCGTCTCGCAGGCCGAGGCGTGGGGCGCAAGCACCAGGAAGAACGGCCAGACGCCGGCCTCCTGCGGCCGGTCGTAGAACACCGTCGCGCCGGGGATCGCGGCGAGCGCGCTGAGGCGCACCCGCGCGCGCTCGGCGGCGTCCGCCTGGAACGTCGCCAGCCGCGAGATCGCGCGCGCGCCGACGCCGCTCCGCCAGCGGCCCACGCGGTGCATGGGGATGCGAAGAGGAAAGACGTCGCCCACCGCGGAAGCGACGTCGCCGGCCGCGAGCGCGCGGCGTCGCGGAGACCCGTAGACCCGCCCGAGCCCGCGCGGGTTGTAGAGCGCCCAGTAGAACAGCAATTGCAGCGCCGCGCGCCGTTCGGCCTCGGCGTCCGGCGCGATGGTTTGCGCCGAGGTCAGCGCCAGCTCCTTGCGGAGGGCGTCGTCGTGGGCCCAGAGCAGGCCGCCGTCGAAGATCGACAGTCCGTCGCCGACCCCCAGGCTGAAGAAGCCGAGATCGCCGATCGCGCCCACGGCACCTGCGGCGGAGACCGCGCCGAAGGCGTGCGAGGCGTCCTCGATGACGAAGGCCCCAACAGAGCGGGCGACCGCGATCGTCGGTGCGACCGCGGTGACGCGGCCGGCGAGATGGGTCGGCACCACCGCGAGCGTGTCGGAATCGCAGAGGCTCGCGAGCTGCGTCAGGTCGAGGTCGAGGCTGTCGGCCGCCAGATCGCAGATGCGCAGCTCCAGCCCGCACTGGGCCACGGCGATCGCGATCTGCGGCGAGGTGTAGGCCGGAACGACCACGGCCCGACGGCCGCTCAACCGATGCAGGGTCTTCAGCGCGACGATGAACGCCGCGGCCGCCGAGCTTTCCAGCTGCAGCCGCTGGACGCCGATGTGGCGCGCCGCCGCCGCCGCCAGGTCGCCCCAGCCGAGCAGGTCGCTTGCGACGAGAGGCAGGCCGGCGCTCGGCGCCGCTTCCTTCCGCAATGTCGGAAAAACGGACATTCAGGCGCGCGTCGGCGCGCCGACGCCTGAGCGCCGGATGGCGTCGGTGAAGGCCGCGAAACGGGAGCGCCGCGGGGACGGGGGAGCGAACATCAAGACCTCAGGCGCATGAGCGCGCGGAACCTACGTAGTCCACCGGATCGACGCAAGCGACCGGCGCGCGCGTCACCACCCCCGCACCCGAAGAGCGACGGGAAGGCGGCGCTCCTCCGTGTCGCGGCCGTCCCCCGCCTCCCACATCCACATGGCGAACAAGGCGTCAGCGCCGAACGCCGCCATCGGCATGTGCCAGACGCCCGGCGCGTAGTGCACGCCGACGTCCGGCGGCGCCGCGAAAGCTTCGGCGCGGTCGACCGACGGCTCGCCGTCGGCCCCCGACGGCGCCACGACGACGAGGTAGGGCTCCGCGAGCCGGATGGGGACGAAGGTCTGCGACGCGAGCGGGTGGCGCTCCAGCAGGTCGATCGCGAACGGCTTGGGCGACGCCGACACCGCATAGAGCGCCAGGACGGGGTCCGCGGCGCAGGCGTCGTGCTCCAATCGCGCCACGCCGTCGTAGCGCAGCGCGCGGCCGTCGTTGACCCGCCGGCTCTGATCTCCTGGGGCGACTACGTCCCCGAACGCGGCGAAGGCCTCCTGCGTAAACGGACGGGCGTCGAGCACGCCTCCTGGAGCGGCGCCCGCCCATTTATTAGCCATTCACTACCTCCTTCGACTTTCGTCGCATGACGCCGGCCCGCGCGAAACCACGGCTCTAGCGGATGGCACGACGTTTGCTGCGCCGCACTCAACGGCGCGATGGCGCCGGACCGCGGGGAGAGCATGATGTTTCGAACGACCCTGACGCGCGCAGCCCTTGCGGCGTCCCTGATCCTCGGCGCGCACGGCGCGGCCTCGGCGCAAGGCACGCTCCGGATCGGCATGACCGCCTCCGACATTCCGCTGACGACCGGCCAGACGGACAACGGCGGTGAAGGCATGCGCTTCATGGGCTACACGGTCTATGACGCGCTCATCAACTGGGACCTGACGAGCGCGGACAAGCCCTCCGTCGTCATTCCCGGCCTTGCGACCGAGTGGGGCATCGCCCCCGGCGACGAGACCAAGACCAAGTGGCTGTTCAAGATCCGGCCGGGCGTGAAATTCCACGACGGATCGGACTTCACGGCGGAGTCGGTGGTGTGGAACCTCGACAAGCTGATGAAGACCGACGCGCCGCAGTACGACCAGCGCCAGTCCGCGCAGGGCAAGTCGCGCATTCCCGCGGTCGCCTCCTACCGCGTCGTCGACCCGATGACGCTGGAGATCGTCACCAAGGCGCCGGACGCCACCCTGCCCTACCAGCTCGCCTGGATCATGATGTCCTCGCCCGCGCAGTGGGAGAAGCTCGGCAAGAGCTGGGAGGCCTTCGCCAAGACGCCGTCCGGCACCGGCCCGTGGAAGCTCACCGCCTTCGCCCCGCGCGAGCGCGCCGAGATGGCTCCGAACAAGGAGTATTGGGACAAGACCCGCGTGCCCAAGCTCGACAAGCTCGTGCTGATGCCGCTGCCTGAGCCCAACGCCCGCGTGGCCGCGCTCCGCGCGGGCCAGGTCGACTGGATCGAGGCGCCGGCGCCCGACGCGGTCGAGTCGCTGAAGGGCGCGGGCTTCCAGATCGTCACCAACGCCTATCCCCACAACTGGACCTGGCACCTCTCGCGCGTCGAAGGCTCGCCGTGGAACGACATCCGCGTGCGCAAGGCCGCGAACCTCGCGATCGATCGCGAGGGCATGAAGGAGCTGCTGTCGGGCATGATGATCCCGGCGCAGGGCTGGCTGCCGCCCGGGCACCAGTGGTTCGGCCAGCCGACCTTCAAGGTGACCTACGATCCTGAGGCCGCGAAGAAGCTTCTGGCCGAGGCCGGCTACGGGCCGGACAAGCCGATCAAGACCCGGATCCTGATCTCGCCCTCGGGCTCCGGCCAGATGCTGCCGCTGCCGATGAACGAGTTCATCCAGCAAAGCCTCGCCGAGGTCGGCATCCAGGTCGACTACGAGGTCGTCGAGTGGAACCAGATGATCAACATCTGGCGCGCCGGCGCGAAGGATCCCTCGTCCCGCGGCGCGACCGCGATCAACTACTCCTACTTCATCCAGGATCCGTTCAGCGGCTTCATCCGGCAGACGCAGTGCAACCTGTCCGCGCCCTCCGGCGTGAACTGGGGCTACTACTGCGACCCCGAGACCGACAAGCTGTTCGATCAGGTGCGGACCACCTTCGACCCGGTCGCCCAGACCGAGATCCTGAAGAAGGTGCACGAGAAGTTCGTGAACGACGCGCTGTTCCTGTTCGTGACCCACGACGTCGCCCCGCGCGCCATGAGCACCAAGGTGAAGGGCTTCGTGCAGGCGCAGAACTGGTTCCAGGACTTCGGCACGATCACGATGGAGCCGTAACGCCTCGGACGCAGGCGCTGCTTCGCCTCTTCCCGCCGGGGAGAGGCGAAGGCCTCGCCCTTCATGAGGGACGGCGAGCGGACAATCGGGGGTCTGTCCGATGCTTCTCTACATCCTGAAGCGGATTCTCTACGTCGCGCCGGTCGCGCTCGGCGTCAGCGTGGTCTGCTTCATGCTGGTGCATCTCGCGCCCGGCGATCCGCTCACCGCCATCATGCCGGTGGACGCGACCGCCGAGCAGCAGGCGGAGATGCGCGTGATCTACGGCTTCGACAGGCCCCTGCCGGTGCAGTTCGGGCTCTGGTTCGGCAAGGTCGTGACCGGCGATCTTGGCAAGTCGATCGCGACCGGAAGGCCCGTTCTCGACGAGGTTGCGCGGGCGGTGAAGAACTCGCTGATCCTCGCCTGCGCCGCCACGCTGATCGGCTTCGCGCTCGGCTCGTTCTTCGGCTTCGTCGCCGGCTACTTCCGCAACAGCCCGCTCGACAGGCTCGCCTCCGCAATCTCGGTGCTGGGCGTCTCGGTGCCGCACTACTGGCTCGGGATGGTGATGGTCATCATCTTCTCCGCCCAGCTCAACTGGCTGCCGCCGACCGGCGCCGGGCCAGGCGGCTCCGCGGACTGGCGGCCGGACCTCGAGCACCTGCGCTACATCATCCTGCCCGCGATCACGATGTCGGTGATCCCCATGGGCATCATCGCGCGCACCGTGCGGGCGCTCGTGGCCGACATCCTCGGCCAGGAGTTCGTCCAGGCTTTGCGGGCGAAGGGCCTCGGCGAATGGGGCGTGTTCAAGCACGTCGTCACCAACGCCGCCCCGACCGCGCTCGCCGTCATGGGCCTCCAGCTCGGCTACCTGCTCGGCGGCTCGATCCTGATCGAGACCGTGTTCGCCTGGCCCGGCGCGGGCTTTTTGCTCAACGCCGCGATCTTCCAGCGCGACCTGCCGCTGCTGCAGGGCACGATCCTCGTGCTGGCGATGTTCTTCGTGAGCCTCAACCTGATCGTGGACGTCGCCCAGACGGCGCTCGATCCGCGCATCCAGAGGGCCTGACGCCATGGCCGCCATCGCCGACAGCGTCGCCCTCGAACCAGCCCCCACGAAGCCGAGCCGAGGCTACTGGGGCAGCGTGCTCCAGCGCCTGCGGCGCGACCCGGTGGCGATGGTCGCGCTCGGCGTCATCCTGCTGATCGTGTTCGCCGCCGTGTTCGCGCCCTGGATCGCCCCCGCGGACCCGTTCAAGGGCTCGATGATCCGCCGCCTGAGGCCGGTCGGCACGCCCGGCTACCTGCTCGGCTCCGACGAGCTCGGCCGCGACATGCTGAGCCGCCTGCTCTGGGGAGGCCGGCTGTCTCTGTTCCTCGGCATCACGCCCGTTATCCTCGCCTTCGGTATCGGCTCGGCGATCGGCATCGTCGCCGGCTACCTCGGCGGCTGGATCAACACGGTGACGATGCGCACCATCGACGTGTTCTTCGCCTTCCCCTCCGTGCTGCTGGCGATCGCGCTGTCGGGGGCGCTGGGCGCCGGCATCCTGAACTCGATCGTCTCGCTCACCGTGGTGTTCGTGCCGCAGATCGCCCGCGTGGCGGAGAGCGTGACGACGCAGATCCGCACCCGCGACTATGTGGAGGCCGCCCGCATCTCCGGCGCCAGCGGCTTCACGATCGTCCGCGTGCATGTGCTCGGCAACGTTCTCGGGCCGATCTTCGTCTACGCGACCAGCCTCATCAGCGTGTCGATGATCCTGGCCTCCGGCCTCTCGTTCCTCGGCCTCGGCGTGCGCCCGCCGGAGCCGGAATGGGGCCTGATGCTAAACACGCTCCGCACCGCGATCTACAACCAGCCGCTGGTGGCCGCGCTCCCCGGGGCGATGATCTTCCTGACCTCGATCTCGTTCAACCTGTTCTCGGACGGCCTGCGCTCGGCCATGGAGGTCCGCCAGTGATCATCGGCGAACCCGCCCCGCCCCCCGGCGGCCCGACCCGCGACCGCGGCGGGCCCGGCCAGCCCCTGCTGTCGGTCAAAGGCCTCATCAAGCACTTCGGCCAGAAGAAGGGCTTCCTCACCAAAGCCGGCCCGGTGGTGCGCGCCGTCGACGGCGTCGACTTCGACGTCGCCAAGGGCGAGACGCTCGGCATCGTCGGCGAGAGCGGCTGCGGCAAGTCCACCACGGCGCGCCTCGTCATGCAGATCATCCGGCCGGACGCCGGCGAGATCCTGTTCGACGGCGAGGCGGTCGGCTCCCGGGCGCTGGAGCTGAACGCCTTCCGCCGTCAGGTGCAGATGGTGTTCCAGGACAGCTACGCCTCGCTCAACCCGCGGCTCACGGTCGAGGACACCATCGCCTTCGGGCCGCGCGTGCACGGCGCGACACGGCGCGCGGCGGCGACCCGGGCCCACGACCTGCTCCACCGCGTCGGCCTCGAGCCCGCACGCTTCGCCGGGCGCTACCCCCACGAGCTTTCCGGCGGCCAGCGCCAGCGCGTGAACATCGCCCGCGCGCTGGCGCTCGACCCGCGGCTGCTGATCCTCGACGAGGCGGTGTCGGCGCTCGACAAGTCGGTGGAGGCGCAGGTGCTGAACCTGCTGCTCGACCTCAAGGACGAGTTCGGCCTGACCTACATGTTCATCAGCCACGACCTCAACGTCGTGCGCTTCATGTCGAACCGCGTGATGGTGATGTACCTCGGCAAGGTCGCCGAGTTCGGCCCGTCCGAAGCGCTGTTCGAGACCCCGCGCCACCCCTACACCGGCGCGCTGCTGGCCTCGATGCCGTCGATGGATCCGGACGCCCGCACCGAGGTGGCGCCTCTGGCGGGCGACCCGCCGAACCCCATCAACCCGCCGCCCGGCTGCCGCTTCAATCCCCGCTGCGCCAAGAGCGCGGCGCTCTGCGCGCACCAGGAGCCGACCCTGCTTGCGGCCGGCGAGGGCGATCACCGCGCGGCGTGCTGGCTCGTCGACCCCTCCTCCGGCCACCCGAGGCTTGCGGCATGAGCGACGCCCTGATGGTCGACGTCGCCGGGCTGACCGTCGACTTCAAAGGGCCGAAAGGCCCGATCCGCGCGGTCGACGGCGTCGACCTGCACCTGAAGCGCGGCGAGACCGTCGCGTTGCTGGGCGAATCCGGCTCGGGCAAGAGCGTGACGCTACGCTCGCTGAT is drawn from Methylopila sp. 73B and contains these coding sequences:
- a CDS encoding DegT/DnrJ/EryC1/StrS family aminotransferase, which encodes MSVFPTLRKEAAPSAGLPLVASDLLGWGDLAAAAARHIGVQRLQLESSAAAAFIVALKTLHRLSGRRAVVVPAYTSPQIAIAVAQCGLELRICDLAADSLDLDLTQLASLCDSDTLAVVPTHLAGRVTAVAPTIAVARSVGAFVIEDASHAFGAVSAAGAVGAIGDLGFFSLGVGDGLSIFDGGLLWAHDDALRKELALTSAQTIAPDAEAERRAALQLLFYWALYNPRGLGRVYGSPRRRALAAGDVASAVGDVFPLRIPMHRVGRWRSGVGARAISRLATFQADAAERARVRLSALAAIPGATVFYDRPQEAGVWPFFLVLAPHASACETALARLWPSGFGVSRLYRFALPDYDYLKTIVPPANAPNAQALAARALTVTNSDMLDDAGFARVVAVLKRSFA
- a CDS encoding oligopeptide/dipeptide ABC transporter ATP-binding protein, translating into MGEPAPPPGGPTRDRGGPGQPLLSVKGLIKHFGQKKGFLTKAGPVVRAVDGVDFDVAKGETLGIVGESGCGKSTTARLVMQIIRPDAGEILFDGEAVGSRALELNAFRRQVQMVFQDSYASLNPRLTVEDTIAFGPRVHGATRRAAATRAHDLLHRVGLEPARFAGRYPHELSGGQRQRVNIARALALDPRLLILDEAVSALDKSVEAQVLNLLLDLKDEFGLTYMFISHDLNVVRFMSNRVMVMYLGKVAEFGPSEALFETPRHPYTGALLASMPSMDPDARTEVAPLAGDPPNPINPPPGCRFNPRCAKSAALCAHQEPTLLAAGEGDHRAACWLVDPSSGHPRLAA
- a CDS encoding ureidoglycolate lyase, yielding MANKWAGAAPGGVLDARPFTQEAFAAFGDVVAPGDQSRRVNDGRALRYDGVARLEHDACAADPVLALYAVSASPKPFAIDLLERHPLASQTFVPIRLAEPYLVVVAPSGADGEPSVDRAEAFAAPPDVGVHYAPGVWHMPMAAFGADALFAMWMWEAGDGRDTEERRLPVALRVRGW
- a CDS encoding ABC transporter permease, yielding MAAIADSVALEPAPTKPSRGYWGSVLQRLRRDPVAMVALGVILLIVFAAVFAPWIAPADPFKGSMIRRLRPVGTPGYLLGSDELGRDMLSRLLWGGRLSLFLGITPVILAFGIGSAIGIVAGYLGGWINTVTMRTIDVFFAFPSVLLAIALSGALGAGILNSIVSLTVVFVPQIARVAESVTTQIRTRDYVEAARISGASGFTIVRVHVLGNVLGPIFVYATSLISVSMILASGLSFLGLGVRPPEPEWGLMLNTLRTAIYNQPLVAALPGAMIFLTSISFNLFSDGLRSAMEVRQ
- a CDS encoding ABC transporter substrate-binding protein, coding for MFRTTLTRAALAASLILGAHGAASAQGTLRIGMTASDIPLTTGQTDNGGEGMRFMGYTVYDALINWDLTSADKPSVVIPGLATEWGIAPGDETKTKWLFKIRPGVKFHDGSDFTAESVVWNLDKLMKTDAPQYDQRQSAQGKSRIPAVASYRVVDPMTLEIVTKAPDATLPYQLAWIMMSSPAQWEKLGKSWEAFAKTPSGTGPWKLTAFAPRERAEMAPNKEYWDKTRVPKLDKLVLMPLPEPNARVAALRAGQVDWIEAPAPDAVESLKGAGFQIVTNAYPHNWTWHLSRVEGSPWNDIRVRKAANLAIDREGMKELLSGMMIPAQGWLPPGHQWFGQPTFKVTYDPEAAKKLLAEAGYGPDKPIKTRILISPSGSGQMLPLPMNEFIQQSLAEVGIQVDYEVVEWNQMINIWRAGAKDPSSRGATAINYSYFIQDPFSGFIRQTQCNLSAPSGVNWGYYCDPETDKLFDQVRTTFDPVAQTEILKKVHEKFVNDALFLFVTHDVAPRAMSTKVKGFVQAQNWFQDFGTITMEP
- a CDS encoding ABC transporter permease; protein product: MLLYILKRILYVAPVALGVSVVCFMLVHLAPGDPLTAIMPVDATAEQQAEMRVIYGFDRPLPVQFGLWFGKVVTGDLGKSIATGRPVLDEVARAVKNSLILACAATLIGFALGSFFGFVAGYFRNSPLDRLASAISVLGVSVPHYWLGMVMVIIFSAQLNWLPPTGAGPGGSADWRPDLEHLRYIILPAITMSVIPMGIIARTVRALVADILGQEFVQALRAKGLGEWGVFKHVVTNAAPTALAVMGLQLGYLLGGSILIETVFAWPGAGFLLNAAIFQRDLPLLQGTILVLAMFFVSLNLIVDVAQTALDPRIQRA